A window of Aeromicrobium sp. Root236 contains these coding sequences:
- a CDS encoding aldose 1-epimerase, with amino-acid sequence MTDVLRNDRVRAVIDPTRGARLTSLVIDGHEVLGRASSPHIDPAIADGCFPMVPWAGRVRDGRLELYGATYELPQTDGTHALHGLGHVAAWERVAEGAYELTIGEPWPTEGIATLTYELLDDGMRIELSWDDDTEAPCSVGLHPWFRRRLDTGGDLVASLRPESMVERGTDGLPTGRLVAPTPGPWDDCFQLAATPVLTWPGALQLTLESSSAWWVVYDEPDDTVCVEPQTAPPDAFDHPALQPEGPWPHGVWLEITARTI; translated from the coding sequence CGACCGGGTCCGGGCCGTCATCGACCCCACGAGGGGCGCCCGGCTCACCAGTCTGGTGATCGACGGCCACGAGGTGCTTGGCCGCGCCAGCAGTCCACACATCGACCCGGCGATCGCGGACGGCTGCTTCCCGATGGTGCCGTGGGCCGGCCGCGTACGTGACGGCCGACTGGAGCTGTACGGCGCGACGTACGAGCTGCCGCAGACCGATGGGACCCACGCCCTGCACGGCCTGGGACACGTCGCCGCGTGGGAGCGGGTCGCCGAGGGGGCGTACGAGCTCACGATCGGCGAACCGTGGCCGACCGAAGGCATCGCCACGCTGACCTACGAGCTGCTCGACGACGGCATGCGCATCGAGCTGTCGTGGGACGACGACACCGAGGCGCCGTGCTCGGTCGGGCTGCACCCATGGTTCCGGCGCCGGCTCGACACCGGCGGTGACCTCGTGGCATCGCTGCGGCCCGAGTCGATGGTGGAGCGCGGCACCGACGGCCTCCCGACCGGTCGACTCGTCGCCCCGACGCCAGGGCCGTGGGACGACTGCTTCCAGCTCGCCGCGACACCGGTGCTGACCTGGCCCGGAGCGCTCCAGCTCACGCTCGAGTCGTCCTCCGCCTGGTGGGTGGTCTACGACGAGCCCGACGACACCGTGTGTGTCGAGCCCCAGACCGCGCCGCCCGACGCATTCGACCACCCGGCGCTGCAGCCCGAAGGCCCATGGCCGCACGGCGTCTGGCTCGAGATCACCGCACGCACGATCTAG
- a CDS encoding APC family permease — protein MGPKLLLLFIVGDILGTGIYALTGQVAAEVGGAAWLPFLVAFFVALLTAFSYLELVTKYPQAAGAALYVHKAFGVHFFTFIVAFAVMCSGITSASTASNAFADNLATGVNWNASDTEIMLMAMAFMLLVAAVNFRGASESVKANVVLTLIELSGLVLVILIGFYALAGGDGDWSRVVAFDTPDDKNVFLAVTTATSLAFFAMVGFEDSVNMAEECHEPSRIFPRMMLTGLGITAVIYVLVSICAVALVPVGSLSDTDKAPPLVQVVTAAAPSLPADDILPFISMFAVANSALINMMMASRLLYGMARQGVLPKTLSRVHSKNQTPWAAIIFTTALSLALIAYVANASEDAVAVLGGTTSLLLLGVFAVVNVAVLVLRHDRVEHDHFRTKTAVALVGSAACLYLVTPLSGRDGEQYVVGGLLLALGLVLSVPIYLHRRAQGEDLEIADPEDIPPHELP, from the coding sequence ATGGGGCCCAAGCTTCTGCTCCTCTTCATCGTCGGCGACATCCTCGGCACGGGCATCTACGCCCTCACGGGCCAGGTCGCGGCCGAGGTTGGCGGCGCGGCGTGGTTGCCCTTCCTCGTCGCGTTCTTCGTCGCCCTGCTGACCGCGTTCTCCTACCTCGAGCTCGTCACGAAATATCCTCAGGCTGCCGGCGCCGCGTTGTACGTCCACAAGGCCTTCGGCGTGCACTTCTTCACCTTCATCGTCGCGTTCGCCGTGATGTGCTCGGGCATCACGTCCGCCTCGACCGCCTCCAACGCGTTCGCCGACAACCTCGCGACCGGCGTGAACTGGAACGCCAGCGACACCGAGATCATGCTGATGGCGATGGCGTTCATGCTGCTGGTCGCGGCGGTCAACTTCCGGGGCGCGAGCGAGAGCGTCAAGGCCAACGTGGTGCTGACCCTCATCGAGCTGTCCGGCCTCGTGCTGGTCATCCTCATCGGCTTCTACGCCCTGGCCGGCGGTGATGGTGACTGGTCACGCGTCGTCGCCTTCGACACCCCGGACGACAAGAACGTCTTCCTGGCGGTCACGACCGCGACGTCCTTGGCGTTCTTCGCGATGGTCGGCTTCGAGGACTCGGTCAACATGGCCGAGGAGTGCCACGAGCCGAGCCGGATCTTCCCTCGCATGATGCTCACGGGCCTCGGCATAACGGCCGTGATCTACGTGCTCGTCTCGATCTGCGCGGTTGCGCTCGTGCCGGTTGGCTCCCTGTCCGACACCGACAAGGCGCCGCCGCTCGTCCAGGTCGTCACCGCCGCGGCGCCGAGCCTGCCCGCCGACGACATCCTGCCGTTCATCTCGATGTTCGCCGTCGCCAACTCGGCGCTGATCAACATGATGATGGCCAGCCGGTTGCTCTACGGCATGGCCCGTCAGGGCGTCCTCCCGAAGACCCTGTCCCGCGTGCACAGCAAGAACCAGACCCCGTGGGCGGCGATCATCTTCACCACCGCCCTCTCGCTCGCCCTCATCGCGTACGTCGCGAACGCCAGCGAGGACGCGGTCGCCGTGCTCGGCGGGACGACCTCACTGCTGCTGCTCGGGGTCTTCGCCGTCGTCAACGTCGCGGTGCTGGTCCTGCGGCACGATCGCGTCGAGCACGACCACTTCCGCACCAAGACCGCCGTCGCGCTCGTGGGATCCGCGGCCTGTCTCTACCTCGTGACGCCACTGTCCGGACGCGATGGCGAGCAGTACGTCGTCGGCGGCCTGTTGCTGGCGCTCGGCCTCGTGCTCTCCGTGCCGATCTACCTGCACCGGCGCGCGCAGGGCGAGGACCTCGAGATCGCCGACCCCGAGGACATCCCGCCCCACGAGCTGCCCTGA
- a CDS encoding TerC family protein, with protein sequence MILPFAESSADTIGMSVSQTEWFVTIGVTVAVLLFDVIIVARKPHEPTLKECAIYLAGYIGLAVAFGIWVTIHHNVDAKGGDFGLQFFAGWLTEYSLSIDNLFIFLIIMASFKVPRKLQQEALLVGIIIALVFRGIFIALGAVAIENFSWIFYIFGAFLLWTAYTLVKDTDHDDDGENGVVRFARRYFNTKNEWHGLKLFIKENRKTFITPMFLVILSLGTTDLLFALDSIPAIYGLTKEPYLVFTANVFALMGLRQLYFLLGDLLKRLIYLSQGLALLLAFIGVKLVLHALHTNELPFINGGEHFDVPEIPTLLSLGVIVGILSVTAVVSLTVSSRRERQG encoded by the coding sequence GTGATCCTGCCCTTTGCCGAGAGCTCCGCCGACACGATCGGCATGTCGGTCTCCCAGACCGAGTGGTTCGTGACGATCGGCGTCACCGTCGCCGTGCTGCTGTTCGACGTCATCATCGTCGCGCGCAAGCCGCACGAGCCGACGCTCAAGGAATGCGCGATCTATCTCGCCGGCTACATCGGCCTCGCAGTCGCGTTCGGCATCTGGGTGACGATCCACCACAACGTCGACGCGAAGGGCGGCGACTTCGGCCTGCAGTTCTTCGCCGGGTGGCTGACCGAGTACAGCCTCTCGATCGACAACCTGTTCATCTTCCTGATCATCATGGCGAGCTTCAAGGTGCCCAGGAAGCTGCAGCAGGAGGCGCTGCTCGTCGGCATCATCATCGCGCTGGTGTTCCGCGGCATCTTCATCGCCCTCGGCGCGGTCGCGATCGAGAACTTCTCGTGGATCTTCTACATCTTCGGTGCGTTCCTGCTGTGGACCGCCTACACGCTCGTCAAGGACACCGATCACGACGACGACGGTGAGAACGGCGTCGTGCGCTTCGCCCGCCGCTACTTCAACACCAAGAACGAGTGGCACGGGCTCAAGCTCTTCATCAAGGAGAACAGGAAGACCTTCATCACGCCGATGTTCCTGGTCATCCTGTCGCTCGGCACGACCGATCTGCTGTTCGCGCTGGACTCGATCCCGGCGATCTACGGCCTCACCAAGGAGCCGTACCTCGTCTTCACGGCCAACGTGTTCGCCCTCATGGGTCTGCGCCAGCTCTACTTCCTGCTCGGCGACCTGCTGAAGCGCCTGATCTACCTGTCGCAGGGCCTCGCGCTCCTGCTGGCGTTCATCGGCGTCAAGCTCGTGCTGCACGCGTTGCACACGAACGAGCTGCCGTTCATCAACGGTGGCGAACACTTCGACGTGCCGGAGATCCCGACGCTCCTGAGTCTCGGCGTGATCGTCGGCATCCTGTCGGTCACCGCCGTGGTCAGCCTGACGGTCTCGTCGCGACGAGAGCGCCAGGGCTGA